One part of the Prochlorococcus marinus str. MIT 9313 genome encodes these proteins:
- the lepB gene encoding signal peptidase I yields MSDAQQQDHPTNDKASAPRGASTSQPHPFWDFWGPVFFTLGLYFGIRHYVAEARYIPSESMIPGLQVQDRLLVEKVSLRSRPPRRGEIVVFNTPYSFNAALNLKSGQSSLPCFVVNLPFMNWIGLTNPSCDAWIKRVVAVGGDQVSINPRGEVSVNGQRLKEPYVTQYCPVNNRGMGPCNSLVATVPSDHVLVLGDNRSNSTDGRIWGFLPEKEILGRALWRFWPFDRFGSLIP; encoded by the coding sequence TTGTCTGACGCGCAGCAGCAGGACCATCCCACAAACGATAAGGCGTCTGCTCCCCGGGGAGCATCAACCTCTCAACCTCATCCATTTTGGGATTTCTGGGGACCAGTCTTCTTTACTTTGGGCCTGTATTTCGGCATTCGTCATTACGTCGCTGAGGCGAGATACATTCCCTCTGAATCGATGATCCCAGGGCTGCAAGTCCAGGATCGTTTGCTGGTTGAGAAAGTCAGCCTTCGCAGTCGACCTCCACGTCGTGGGGAGATCGTGGTGTTTAACACGCCCTATTCCTTTAATGCTGCGTTGAATTTGAAGAGTGGTCAGAGTTCCCTTCCTTGCTTTGTGGTGAACCTTCCTTTTATGAACTGGATAGGACTAACCAATCCCAGCTGTGATGCTTGGATTAAGCGTGTTGTCGCCGTGGGGGGAGACCAGGTTTCGATCAATCCCAGGGGAGAAGTGAGCGTGAATGGACAGAGGCTGAAGGAGCCCTATGTAACCCAATATTGCCCTGTGAATAACAGGGGAATGGGACCTTGCAATTCCCTTGTCGCGACAGTTCCCAGCGATCATGTTTTGGTGCTGGGAGATAACCGAAGCAATAGCACTGATGGACGAATTTGGGGATTTCTGCCTGAGAAAGAGATCCTCGGGCGTGCTTTATGGCGTTTTTGGCCTTTTGATCGTTTCGGGTCACTTATTCCCTGA